From the genome of Anopheles funestus chromosome 2RL, idAnoFuneDA-416_04, whole genome shotgun sequence:
cgccaccacctTTCTTGTTGGGTTTGGGGCCACTTCCACTTCCAGTGCCGCTGCCACTACCTCCGCTACTGCCACCGCCCATCGGGCCGGACGCACCGAAGAAGCTCGGCGGTGGTGCAGTCGAGTCTTCCGTGTTCAGCGCTGCGAACACATTGTTTGTGTTGCCCCAACCCTGAAACATGGAGGCCGATCCGAGGCGAGTTTCACCGGGAGCTTTAGTAACCTGTAGCAGAAATAGAATACTTGAACTTTAACAACACAACTCCACATGATAATCGGGCTAAACGTAACATCCTGCGAATGCGAATGTCCAGGGAGGCTATAAGTAACTTGGAATTTAATCGTTCAATACTCACCGGAAGGTTTATCTTCTTCGGATCAATAGATGGCATGGTCCAAGCATTATTATTGCGATTGTTGGCAGGCAGCACGAATCCATCTTCATCGACCAAGCGCTTATTCTTCGATGCACTTCCGCCTCCACCACCGCCGGCACCATCAcggccaccaccaccgctgccgccgccgccgcctcCACCGCCGCTTTCACCACCAGCACGGCCGCGGGGCAATTTATAGCTGAGCATCCAATTCTTGTTCTCCTCCGCTTCCACTTCACGCTGGATCTGTTCTCTCGTTTTTGGTGCGTTTTGCGCATGTTTCCCTCGCCATTTGTCCTTGCGCAGATCAAGCAGATCCATGATCATGAACCGGATACGATTGCATACTGGTTCACCGTTCGacagcatttttttcctttccgaaaTTTGCTGCAGCTTGTCGAAACAGGTCTGCAGCGTAAGGCCCTGCGAGTCCTCGATGCGCGCTCCAATTGTGGTGAGCAGCTTGCAGACACACTCGAGCGATTCCTCGTCCAGCATCCTGTCTTGGAGTAGCAGGTCGACGCAATTTACCATCGTGTTCGGGCCGAGCTGTTGCTGCTTGTATAGCGCACCGATGAATCGAATCGTACCGAGGGCTCGCCTTCGAATGCGATTCGTCTGTTCCTCGAGCTCCATCTTCATCTCCTCGGTCTCTTCCGCCGTCTGTTCGCCCGCCTCCGTAAGCTTCTCCTTTTGTTCCTGCAGTTCggtatttgttttgcattcctTATGATGCTTCTCGAACTCGACCTGGCACTGCTTGATTAGCAGACGCTTCAGGGATAATGCCGTGTTCGAATCGTTCAATTTGACCGTAATTTCGCTACCGAGATCCTTGCACAGCTGCGCGTACGTGTCGGAAAAGTTCGGCTCCATAATGGCTTTCTCGAACAAAATTTTGATGCAGTTGCTCaaccgctcctcggtgtcgatcTTCAGCTGCTTGATCTGTTCCTTCAGCACGGAAAAGTTCTCCGGCGTAAGTTTGTTCAGTGCGCTGCGGAATTCGCGCGACAACAGTTGGGTTGCTTCGGTTTCGGGATCCAGCTTTACCTTCGGCATCATGAACGATGGTTTCCAGGCATTGGCCGATCCCTTCAGCTTTACCTCTTCGGTGATGTTCAGATTCACCTTGATCATCTGCCAATCCGTATCGTCCGGTCCACCGGCAGAAGAGCGAGTGGACATTTCCTTGGCAGACAGTCGGCCACGGTACGGTGCACGGTTCATCGGTGGTCTGCCGGAACCGCTGTCCGTTCCTTCGCCAAATGGTGGTCCGCCGAAGCCCATGCCTTTCATAAACGAGGGCAGCAGACTGTTGTCCTGCCCACCTCCGATATgtccaacaccaccaccaccaccgccaccccTACCGCCCATATGACGGGAGGAGGAAACGAACGTACCCGGGCTCGATTTCAGCAGTGATTTACAAACGTCCGGTATCGTGGTCGGTTTCTCACGCCCAATCGCCGAATCCTTCAGCGAAAGCAGCAAATCGAGCGAATACTTTTTGCGCGCACCGCTTACTGCATCCTCGTTCAGCTTTTCCGACGTACGACGAATGCGCTTACCGATCGATAAAGGACCACCGGGACCGGCAACACCACCGGTTGGTGTGGTTGGAGTAGGCGGTTCGGAGCTGTTGTTGTTACCGGTCTCCACGGTTTCATCCGTACCGGTGGTGCTGTTATTGTTCAGCTGATTTTCCTCCGAGACACCCGACGAAACCGTttcattttctccattttcggCTAGCGTACCATTTAGGCTGAGCTTCGATACCGTGTCCGCTACCAGATCGATCTTGTTATTGTTATCCTCCTCCTGGCGCTTTTCCGCCACCGTAGATTGTGCCAGCGTGGCGACATCGTCACTATCGGTTGCCATGCTGCAAGCGTAGATAAATTTCCTTCGCCTTTGTGGACTCGTCGATTCTCTTGCGTACACTGTACCACACCCTCCTCCAGGTTGCAAATTACGCTTCCAAAAATGAACGAACCCCCGTCTCCTGTCTGGCTGGCAAACAACGACCTTCCGCTGTGTTAGCTTAGTTTCGGGCTAACTGGTGGAAGAAGTAAGCCTTCCCggcagtgttttgttttgtttgtgttggagTATGTAATTGGACGGCGGAAGTTTTCTATTCCTATATAACAAAcgcacaactttttt
Proteins encoded in this window:
- the LOC125763917 gene encoding eukaryotic translation initiation factor 4 gamma 1-like translates to MATDSDDVATLAQSTVAEKRQEEDNNNKIDLVADTVSKLSLNGTLAENGENETVSSGVSEENQLNNNSTTGTDETVETGNNNSSEPPTPTTPTGGVAGPGGPLSIGKRIRRTSEKLNEDAVSGARKKYSLDLLLSLKDSAIGREKPTTIPDVCKSLLKSSPGTFVSSSRHMGGRGGGGGGGVGHIGGGQDNSLLPSFMKGMGFGGPPFGEGTDSGSGRPPMNRAPYRGRLSAKEMSTRSSAGGPDDTDWQMIKVNLNITEEVKLKGSANAWKPSFMMPKVKLDPETEATQLLSREFRSALNKLTPENFSVLKEQIKQLKIDTEERLSNCIKILFEKAIMEPNFSDTYAQLCKDLGSEITVKLNDSNTALSLKRLLIKQCQVEFEKHHKECKTNTELQEQKEKLTEAGEQTAEETEEMKMELEEQTNRIRRRALGTIRFIGALYKQQQLGPNTMVNCVDLLLQDRMLDEESLECVCKLLTTIGARIEDSQGLTLQTCFDKLQQISERKKMLSNGEPVCNRIRFMIMDLLDLRKDKWRGKHAQNAPKTREQIQREVEAEENKNWMLSYKLPRGRAGGESGGGGGGGGSGGGGRDGAGGGGGGSASKNKRLVDEDGFVLPANNRNNNAWTMPSIDPKKINLPVTKAPGETRLGSASMFQGWGNTNNVFAALNTEDSTAPPPSFFGASGPMGGGSSGGSGSGTGSGSGPKPNKKGGGGGGGNNSKKHYQGRSSSFL